One stretch of Astatotilapia calliptera chromosome 3, fAstCal1.2, whole genome shotgun sequence DNA includes these proteins:
- the LOC113013143 gene encoding C-type lectin lectoxin-Phi2-like, producing MIFSTWSVFVSTCYLYEYHFIREDKTWEEAQKYCRENYADLASVFDMADHGETAWIGQEFKILNKSESSLMNVWIGLFRDTWRWSDGSNFSFRHWDMESFNDGQNKKKCAVTLLNRSRKWSSDECNKKNYFFCYGDKLILINENKTWEEALDYCRLHHTDLVSITNPHQQRWVERRAKNASSPTYGDKAVCYENWADNGKIEECG from the exons ATGATATTTTCTACctg GTCAGTGTTCGTCTCCACCTGTTACCTGTATGAGTACCACTTTATTAGAGAAGACAAAACCTGGGAAGAAGCACAGAAATACTGCAGAGAGAATTATGCAGACCTGGCCAGCGTGTTTGACATGGCAGACCATGGCGAGACTGC GTGGATTGGGCAAGAATTTAAGATCCTGAATAAGTCCGAGAGCTCTCTGATGAATGTGTGGATCGGCCTGTTCAGAGACACCTGGAGGTGGTCAGATGGAAGTAATTTCTCTTTCAGGCACTGGGATATGGAGTCATTTAATGatggacaaaacaaaaagaaatgtgctGTGACTCTGTTAAACAGATCAAGAAAATGGAGCTCTGAtgaatgcaacaaaaaaaattatttcttctgttatgGTG ATAAATTGATTCTGATCAATGAAAACAAGACCTGGGAGGAAGCCTTGGATTACTGCAGACTGCACCACACTGACCTGGTCTCCATCACTAACCCTCACCAACAGAGATGGGTGGAGAGGAGAGCCAAGAATGCCAGCAGTCCTACATATGG TGACAAAGCAGTCTGCTACGAGAACTGGGCTGATAATGGAAAGATTGAGGAGTGTG GTTAA